TATTCGTCGTGTTGGTGATCGACGGCCCCTGGCTGCTGGTCACCGTCGGCGTGCTGGTCCTCGCGGCGCTCGGGGTCACGCTGTTCCAGCCGGACAAAGCGAGACTGTCGGAACGGTCCGTCGTCCCCATGGTGCTGGCCGGAGCCGCGGGTGGGTTCATGAGCACCGTTGCCGGCATCGCCGCGCCTGCGTTCACCGTGTACGCGCGGTTGACCGGCTGGGACTACCGCGACTTCGTGGCGACTCTGCACCCGGTGATCGTGATCGCCAACCTGCTGTCTTTCGTGCTCAAGATTGTCATCTTCGGTGGCGTCGATGTCGGCGGACTGCCCGTCTGGTTGTGGATCATCGCCGTCGCTGCGATCTTCGTCGGAGCCTGGTTCGGTGACCGGTTGTACGACAGGATTTCCAGTGAAGGCACCCGCAAACTCGCGACACTGCTGGCTTTCGCTGGTGCAGTGACACTGGTCATCAATGGTGTCGTAGCCATGCTCTGAGCAGCGCTGAGTGTTGACCGATTGCAGGTGCTGTGCCGCCGTGGTAGGCATGAGGCGTCCACACGGGTGCCCCACGAGGGGCTGAGACCGGACTGCGATCGTCCGGGACCGTCGAACCTGATCCGGTTGATACCGGCGTAGGAAGTGAGGAGCGTAGCTGTGTCTACTCCGTCTGCCCCGTCCCCCCCTGTCCAGCAGCACCCCGCGCACCGTTGCGGATGGATCGAAGACCACGGTATCCGGGTCCCGGTCACCGAGATCCACCAGGAGAACTCCCCGGACGGCAGCCCCAACCCGCCACTGCAGGTGTACCGGACCGCCGGGCCGGGCAGCGTTCCGGAAGAGGGCCTGGACCCCTGGCGTGATGAATGGATCCGAGCACGCGGCGACACCCGGGTCCAGCGAATCCGTGAACGACAGTTGATCGACGACGGCCGGGCCGCCGTGCGCCGCGGCGCACCGTCCCAGCAATGGCAGGGACGACGTCCCGAACCCCGTTGTGCGGCACCGGGCCGCACGGTGACGCAGATGCACTACGCACGTCGGGGTGTCGTCACCCCGGAAATGCGGTTCGTCGCCCTGCGGGAGAACTGCGACGTGGAACTGGTGCGCAGCGAAGTCGCCGCCGGTCGCGCGATCATCCCGCTCAACATCAACCACCCGGAAGCCGAACCGATGATCATCGGTCGGGCGTTCCTGGTGAAGATCAACGCCAATATCGGCAACTCAGCGGTGACCAGCTCAATCAGCGAGGAAGTGTCGAAGCTGGAATGGGCCGCCACCTGGGGTGCCGACACCGTGATGGACCTCTCCACCGGCAACGACATTCACACCACCCGGGAGTGGATCATCCGGAACTCGCCGATCCCCATCGGCACCGTCCCGATCTACCAGGCACTGGAGAAGGTCGACGGCAACGCAGAGGCACTGACCTGGGACATTTACCGTGACACGGTGGTCGAACAGTGCGAGCAGGGCGTGGACTACATGACCGTGCACGCCGGCGTGCTGCTGCGCTACATCCCGCTGACCGCCGAGCGTGTCACCGGGATGGTGTCACGCGGCGGATCGATTATGGCGGGTTGGTGCCTGGCACACCACGAGGAGAATTTCCTCTACACGCACTTCGATGAGCTCTGCGAGATCTTTGCGGCCTATGACGTCGCCTTCTCCCTCGGCGACGGTCTGCGCCCGGGGTCGATCGCGGATGCGAACGATGCCGCACAGTTCGCCGAACTCGACACCCTCGCCGAACTGACACGCAGGGCCTGGGAGCACGATGTCCAGGTCATGGTGGAAGGTCCCGGGCACATCCCGTTGCACAAGGTTCGCGAGAACGTCGAACGTCAGCAGGAGTTGTGCGACGGGGCGCCGTTCTACACACTCGGGCCGCTGGTCACCGACATTGCGCCGGGGTACGACCACATCACCTCGGCCATCGGGGCGACCGAGATCGCCCGCTACGGCACCGCCATGCTCTGTTACGTGACTCCCAAAGAGCATCTCGGTCTGCCGAACCGGGACGACGTGAAGACCGGTGTCATCACCTACAAGATCGCCGCACACGCCGCCGACGTGGCCAAAGGGCATCCGGGTGCCACCGCACGCGACGATGCCCTGTCCACGGCCCGGTTCGAGTTCCGGTGGCGGGACCAGTTCGCCCTCGGACTGGACCCGGTGACCGCACAGGACTTCCATGACGAGACGTTGCCCGCCGAACCGGCAAAGACGGCGCACTTCTGCTCGATGTGCGGACCGAAATTCTGTTCCATGCGCATCTCACAGGATATCCGTGACACCTACGGCACTGCGGAGGCCCAGGCGGCGATTGCCGGGATGCAGCGCAAGAGCAAAGAATTCCTCGCCACCGGCGCGCAGGTATACCTCCCGCACCCCACGGTGGGCGATCAGAGCTGACTGCGCAGCTGCTGCAGGGCCCGGTGCGTCGCGGAGTCCTCCGCTGCGGTCCAGATCACCAGCTGCTGTTCCGGGTCGTCGGCTTTGACCAGTGTGTCCCAGTCCAGGACAAGCTCGCCGACGTCGGGGTGGACCAGGGTTTTCGTGCCCGTCGTCAGACTCGCCACCGTTCGCGCCGCCCACCAGGAGGCGAACTGCGGGTCGCCCACGGAGAGTTCCCCGACCAGGCTGGCAAGACGGGCATCGTCCGGATACTTTGCGGCCTCCATGCGCA
The genomic region above belongs to Corynebacterium glyciniphilum AJ 3170 and contains:
- a CDS encoding sulfite exporter TauE/SafE family protein — translated: MSTVAIVLILAVLAGAVLQRITGMGVGLVAGPVLSVALGPAAGVTVVNGLSTVNAVNNAWAVRAKTDWRRFCFLAGGLVLGSLPAVFVVLVIDGPWLLVTVGVLVLAALGVTLFQPDKARLSERSVVPMVLAGAAGGFMSTVAGIAAPAFTVYARLTGWDYRDFVATLHPVIVIANLLSFVLKIVIFGGVDVGGLPVWLWIIAVAAIFVGAWFGDRLYDRISSEGTRKLATLLAFAGAVTLVINGVVAML
- the thiC gene encoding phosphomethylpyrimidine synthase ThiC yields the protein MEDHGIRVPVTEIHQENSPDGSPNPPLQVYRTAGPGSVPEEGLDPWRDEWIRARGDTRVQRIRERQLIDDGRAAVRRGAPSQQWQGRRPEPRCAAPGRTVTQMHYARRGVVTPEMRFVALRENCDVELVRSEVAAGRAIIPLNINHPEAEPMIIGRAFLVKINANIGNSAVTSSISEEVSKLEWAATWGADTVMDLSTGNDIHTTREWIIRNSPIPIGTVPIYQALEKVDGNAEALTWDIYRDTVVEQCEQGVDYMTVHAGVLLRYIPLTAERVTGMVSRGGSIMAGWCLAHHEENFLYTHFDELCEIFAAYDVAFSLGDGLRPGSIADANDAAQFAELDTLAELTRRAWEHDVQVMVEGPGHIPLHKVRENVERQQELCDGAPFYTLGPLVTDIAPGYDHITSAIGATEIARYGTAMLCYVTPKEHLGLPNRDDVKTGVITYKIAAHAADVAKGHPGATARDDALSTARFEFRWRDQFALGLDPVTAQDFHDETLPAEPAKTAHFCSMCGPKFCSMRISQDIRDTYGTAEAQAAIAGMQRKSKEFLATGAQVYLPHPTVGDQS